The genomic window GATCAGCGTCAGGTCGTAGGTGGCCAGCACCACCGCGCGGCCCCGGGCCTTGAGGTCGCGGAACAGCGTCATCATGACCTGCGAGGTCTCGGGGTCGAGGTTGCCGGTGGGCTCGTCGGCCAGCACCACCTCGGGGTCGTGCACCAGGGCGCGCGCCACGGCCACGCGCTGCTGCTGCCCGCCGGAGATCTGGTGCAGGTGCTTGTTGCCGTGGCGCGCCAGGCCCACGCGCTCCAGGGCGGCCTCCACCTTCTTGTGCATGGCGCCGCCCGGCTCGCCCGCCACTCGCAACGCCAGGGCCACGTTCTCGAACACGGTGCGGTCGGGGAGCAGCTTGAAGTCCTGGTAGATGATGCCCAGCTTGCGGCGCAGCTGCTGCACCTGCGCGGGCTTGACCCCGCCGCTGCGAAACGCGCCCACCACCACTTCGCCGGAGGTGGGGCTGTCCTCGAAGGAGATCAGCTTGAGGAAGGTGCTCTTGCCGGTGCCACTGGCGCCCAGCAGCACCACCAGCTCGCCCTGGGCCACGGAGAGTGTGACGTCGTCCAGCGCCACTTCGTCCCCGAAGCGCTTGGTGACGTGATGGAATTCGATCATCGGCGTCCTGCCATCATGGCGGCCAGCCTCACCGCCGCCCGCAATCCCTCGCTGGAGGCCACGCCCCTGCCGGCGATGTCCTCCGCGGTCCCGTGGTCCACGGAGGTGCGGACCCACGGCAGGCCCAGGGTGACGTTCACCGCCCGGAAGCCTTCCAGCGTCTTGATGGGGCCCAGCCCCTGGTCGTGGTACAGGCCCACCACCAGGTGGAACTCCCCCTCGAGCGCGCGGCGGAACACCGTGTCGCCCGGGTAGGGGCCCGAGACTTCCATGCCTGCCGAGCGCGCGCGGCGCACCGCGGGGGCCACCACGCGGGCGTCCTCGCGGCCCAGCAGGCCGTGCTCGCCGGCGTGCGGGTTGAGCCCGGCCACCGCGATGCGCGGCCGCCGGATCCCGAAGTCGTGCACCAGCGCCGCGTGCGCCAGCGCGGTCACCTCCACGATGCGCGCGGCAGTGAGCCGCTTCGGCACCTCCGCCAGCGGGAGATGGATGGTGGCCAGCACCACCTTCAGCCGCTCGCCCGCGAAGAGCATCGCGCAGCTGCGCGAGCCCGACAGTTGCGCCAGCCACTCGGTGTGCCCGGGAAACGGCACGCCGGCGCGCCGCAGCGCCTCCTTGTTCACGGGTGCGGTGACCATGCCCGCCACCAGCCCGCCGTTGCACAGGGCCGCGGCGGTCAGGATGGCGTCGGCGGCAAGCCGGCCGCTGGCCGCGCCGCACTTTCCGGGCGCGGGCACCGGCCGGCGCGACGGCTTCGTCGCCTGGCAGAACACCGCGCCCCGCGCCGGG from Candidatus Eisenbacteria bacterium includes these protein-coding regions:
- a CDS encoding ATP-binding cassette domain-containing protein; this encodes MIEFHHVTKRFGDEVALDDVTLSVAQGELVVLLGASGTGKSTFLKLISFEDSPTSGEVVVGAFRSGGVKPAQVQQLRRKLGIIYQDFKLLPDRTVFENVALALRVAGEPGGAMHKKVEAALERVGLARHGNKHLHQISGGQQQRVAVARALVHDPEVVLADEPTGNLDPETSQVMMTLFRDLKARGRAVVLATYDLTLIQPGDRVFRLERGRLKEGA
- the pdxA gene encoding 4-hydroxythreonine-4-phosphate dehydrogenase PdxA, coding for MGDPAGIGPEIILKLLRRPAGMPDRPLVVVGDRPCMEAAATRMGGRFTLPEWNPMHALPARGAVFCQATKPSRRPVPAPGKCGAASGRLAADAILTAAALCNGGLVAGMVTAPVNKEALRRAGVPFPGHTEWLAQLSGSRSCAMLFAGERLKVVLATIHLPLAEVPKRLTAARIVEVTALAHAALVHDFGIRRPRIAVAGLNPHAGEHGLLGREDARVVAPAVRRARSAGMEVSGPYPGDTVFRRALEGEFHLVVGLYHDQGLGPIKTLEGFRAVNVTLGLPWVRTSVDHGTAEDIAGRGVASSEGLRAAVRLAAMMAGRR